The Phycisphaeraceae bacterium genome has a window encoding:
- a CDS encoding DUF2868 domain-containing protein, with the protein MTGPAADASHRVNDGLNARLLAESLRGLESSRPGSERPGWPIGAVEPASDDPERALISRAVVHAEAPRLAASLRRFIRRSVMLVLLMMLIPLVAGGVAARAAVTGTTANVFGLLGGLLGVQTVFLLLWAAVMASSRRAGGGVVGRTLIEFAMSVMRRVLRSDVDAASAQALGSVLAFPRVGRWMISLLTHAAWACFNLGAMAALAFMFLGEGYQFRWDSTWLSAESYARVIHWVGAGPDALGFPTPDASQIAASRTASGGPAAQDEPTRAAWSWLFFGSVVVYGLAPRLLLALSSGVLLRRSLRRYRLDLDHPYYMSLLRARHAPVAAPAPRGDETTTPSVAGRMSSSRNAPPGCAVGLLGYEITSDNWPPLREGLDLGRIDDRAQLTGALNRAKAQSGEVGRVLVFVELRTSPDRGVRGVLEHVATSLPRWEIWVVLSGGRAFNSRAGAEATERRVAGWRRIVRDAGLDADRVVELDLDHLTDVTRSRLRAMARGESINEVAGRCLEGAFGLIQEAAEQWTPCVPWKAQVELLQRLDALYGRGAGRAGPSVWQASVDRLSRVRSVAEASEALTGAARQFAERLPPSLRLRPAWMAAGAVAGAVGCLAAALTLAPAAVGALPLWSGLGAAVAGAMSSLGRSGGAEATACDDHGASRGSAVRAAALYAMTLESQGRPESRISQVLERAIPADEPELEDVDSIRRWLDDVRHRFDLALVSEGVA; encoded by the coding sequence ATGACTGGCCCGGCCGCCGACGCTTCGCATCGTGTGAATGACGGGTTGAACGCGCGCCTGCTGGCGGAGTCGCTGCGAGGGCTGGAGTCATCGCGTCCGGGATCGGAGCGCCCCGGGTGGCCGATCGGCGCGGTCGAACCGGCGTCGGATGATCCCGAGCGGGCCCTCATCAGTCGAGCGGTGGTTCATGCCGAGGCCCCGCGACTGGCCGCTTCGCTCCGGCGTTTCATCCGTAGGTCGGTGATGCTGGTTCTTCTGATGATGCTGATCCCGCTGGTCGCGGGCGGCGTGGCGGCCCGCGCGGCCGTCACGGGAACCACCGCCAACGTCTTCGGGCTTCTGGGGGGATTGCTCGGGGTGCAGACGGTCTTCCTGCTGCTGTGGGCGGCGGTCATGGCGTCCTCACGCCGCGCCGGGGGAGGCGTGGTCGGTCGAACCCTCATCGAGTTCGCCATGAGCGTGATGCGACGGGTGCTCCGATCGGATGTGGACGCCGCCTCGGCGCAGGCCCTCGGCTCGGTCCTGGCGTTTCCGCGCGTCGGTCGATGGATGATCTCCCTGCTGACGCACGCGGCGTGGGCCTGCTTCAACCTGGGAGCGATGGCGGCTCTGGCGTTCATGTTTCTCGGCGAGGGTTATCAATTCCGCTGGGATTCCACGTGGCTTTCAGCGGAGTCCTACGCGAGGGTCATCCATTGGGTGGGCGCGGGCCCGGACGCCCTGGGCTTTCCAACGCCCGATGCGTCGCAGATCGCCGCTTCGAGAACGGCTTCGGGCGGCCCGGCGGCGCAGGATGAGCCCACCCGCGCCGCGTGGTCGTGGCTGTTCTTCGGGTCGGTCGTGGTGTACGGCCTGGCGCCGCGGCTGTTGCTGGCGCTGTCGTCGGGAGTTCTGCTGCGACGATCGCTGCGGCGGTATCGGCTCGATCTGGATCACCCGTACTACATGTCGCTGCTGCGCGCCAGGCATGCGCCCGTCGCCGCCCCGGCGCCGCGGGGCGATGAAACCACGACGCCATCCGTCGCGGGCCGGATGAGTTCGTCCCGCAACGCACCGCCGGGTTGCGCCGTCGGCCTGTTGGGATACGAGATCACCTCGGACAACTGGCCTCCCCTTCGTGAGGGCCTCGACCTGGGCCGCATCGACGATCGGGCGCAGCTCACCGGCGCGCTGAACCGGGCGAAGGCCCAATCGGGTGAAGTGGGGCGAGTGCTGGTGTTCGTCGAGCTGCGCACGTCACCCGATCGCGGTGTGCGCGGCGTCCTGGAGCACGTCGCCACGTCGCTGCCTCGTTGGGAAATCTGGGTGGTGCTGAGCGGCGGCCGGGCGTTCAACAGTCGCGCCGGCGCCGAGGCGACGGAGCGCCGCGTCGCCGGCTGGCGCCGCATCGTGCGCGATGCGGGACTGGACGCGGATCGCGTGGTCGAACTCGACCTCGATCATCTCACCGACGTGACGCGTTCCCGGCTGCGGGCGATGGCGCGGGGTGAGTCGATCAACGAAGTCGCCGGACGTTGCCTCGAAGGCGCCTTCGGGCTGATTCAGGAAGCAGCCGAGCAGTGGACGCCGTGCGTGCCGTGGAAGGCGCAGGTCGAGTTGCTTCAGCGCCTCGACGCGCTGTACGGTCGTGGCGCGGGGAGAGCCGGTCCATCCGTCTGGCAGGCCTCCGTGGATCGCCTGTCGCGCGTGCGCTCGGTCGCCGAAGCGTCCGAGGCGTTGACCGGCGCCGCACGGCAGTTCGCCGAGCGGCTGCCGCCATCGCTTCGCCTGCGGCCAGCATGGATGGCGGCTGGCGCGGTGGCCGGCGCGGTGGGGTGTCTGGCCGCGGCGCTCACGCTGGCGCCGGCGGCGGTGGGGGCGTTGCCGCTCTGGTCCGGGCTTGGCGCGGCGGTGGCGGGCGCGATGTCCTCGCTCGGCAGGAGCGGCGGCGCCGAGGCGACAGCATGCGATGACCACGGGGCGTCCCGGGGGTCGGCGGTTCGCGCCGCGGCGCTGTACGCCATGACCCTGGAGTCGCAGGGGCGGCCGGAGTCACGGATCAGTCAGGTGCTGGAGCGTGCAATCCCGGCGGATGAACCCGAGCTGGAGGATGTCGATTCCATCCGCCGCTGGCTGGATGACGTGCGCCACCGCTTCGATCTGGCTCTGGTTTCGGAGGGCGTCGCGTGA
- a CDS encoding S9 family peptidase — protein sequence MRINRFGVAGWCCLVLAAACLARGARAGDQPIVTSDLLRLRAITSIDVANDGSKAVFALRSIAQVEEDEGPTIDRDGKPRPPKYEYRSHLYVIDLTIADASAVQLTHGRRNDHSPRLAPDGRSVAFVRAGTEEGKGDKPQVWLMPLGGSGGEARAITDFKHGAANPVWSPLGTGLVVSSSLPMEEIEGVPPYPMERPRRTWKDAESKPERPIEPRPDGTREQIRAWLEQNAQRDNPTVITRLDFHDELNLKPPMRFAHLFLVPAQPAEPTGQSAAVQLTRGFFDHMDACFLPAGEKVVYAAKKPTDRHPDRVLDTALWMVNIDGTGDRTVLSRQGWSFDSPRPSMDGSIIAFRAEQTDEPNYRQTLLGMTPTAGDGSADPIWLTDTLDRSVGSFEWMTSRGAILFTCADRGAFPLYSISPSVLQPTPIVEGARGVHAFDVGGGAIVYALTTPADPCALVVSTPRHGERIAFRPNAWVYDKALSVMQEGWIDRPDGTRVQYWIMPPTNVKDGEKYPLVLNIHGGPSAMWGPGEMTMWHEFQLMCSWGYGVVFCNPRGSGGYGYAFQKANHQNWGTGPGGDVLAAVDRALNLPWVDADRLVVTGGSYAGYLTAWLIAHDQRFKAAVAQRGVYDLTTFFGEGNAWRLVPWAMGGYPWESTIRPILSRESPFTHVLRIRTPLLITHASNDLRTGVSQSEMLYRALKVLERPVEYVRYPNAGHDLSRTGDPLQRMDRLNRIIEFFERHVQNPRAAPVVPSGR from the coding sequence ATGAGGATCAACCGCTTTGGCGTCGCGGGATGGTGTTGTCTTGTTCTGGCGGCGGCGTGCCTGGCGCGCGGGGCGAGAGCGGGCGATCAGCCCATCGTCACCAGCGACCTGCTGCGCCTCCGCGCCATCACATCGATCGACGTGGCCAACGACGGCTCGAAGGCGGTCTTCGCGCTGCGCTCCATCGCCCAGGTGGAGGAGGACGAAGGACCGACCATCGACCGCGACGGCAAACCCAGGCCGCCGAAATACGAGTATCGCTCGCACCTGTACGTGATCGATCTCACCATCGCCGACGCCTCGGCCGTGCAGCTGACGCACGGGCGTCGGAACGATCACTCGCCGCGCCTGGCGCCGGATGGCCGATCGGTGGCGTTCGTGCGAGCGGGAACCGAGGAGGGCAAGGGCGACAAGCCGCAGGTGTGGCTGATGCCGCTCGGGGGTTCGGGGGGCGAGGCGCGGGCCATTACGGATTTCAAGCACGGGGCGGCCAATCCCGTCTGGTCGCCGCTGGGCACGGGGCTGGTGGTCTCGTCCTCGCTGCCGATGGAGGAGATCGAGGGTGTGCCGCCCTATCCGATGGAGCGTCCGCGGCGAACCTGGAAGGACGCCGAGTCGAAGCCCGAGCGGCCCATCGAACCGCGCCCGGACGGCACGCGCGAGCAGATTCGCGCCTGGTTGGAGCAGAATGCGCAGCGTGACAACCCGACCGTCATCACCCGGCTGGACTTCCACGACGAGTTGAATCTCAAGCCGCCCATGCGCTTCGCGCATCTGTTCCTGGTGCCGGCGCAACCTGCCGAGCCGACAGGACAGTCCGCCGCCGTTCAGCTCACCCGGGGCTTCTTCGATCACATGGACGCCTGTTTTCTTCCCGCGGGGGAGAAGGTCGTCTACGCCGCGAAAAAGCCGACGGATCGTCACCCGGATCGGGTGCTGGACACCGCCCTGTGGATGGTCAACATCGACGGCACGGGCGACCGCACAGTCCTGTCGCGCCAGGGCTGGTCATTTGATTCGCCCCGTCCCAGCATGGACGGGTCGATCATCGCCTTCCGCGCCGAACAGACGGATGAGCCGAACTATCGGCAGACCCTGCTGGGTATGACGCCGACGGCCGGAGATGGTTCTGCCGACCCGATCTGGCTGACCGACACGCTGGATCGGTCAGTCGGCTCGTTCGAGTGGATGACCTCGCGTGGGGCGATTCTGTTCACCTGCGCGGACCGCGGCGCCTTCCCGTTGTACTCGATCAGCCCATCCGTGCTTCAGCCGACCCCGATCGTGGAAGGCGCCAGGGGCGTTCACGCCTTCGACGTGGGTGGCGGCGCGATCGTCTACGCCCTGACCACGCCCGCCGACCCCTGCGCGCTGGTGGTCAGCACCCCCCGTCACGGCGAGCGGATCGCCTTCCGCCCCAACGCCTGGGTCTACGACAAGGCGCTGTCGGTGATGCAGGAAGGGTGGATTGACCGGCCCGACGGCACGCGCGTGCAGTACTGGATCATGCCGCCCACGAATGTGAAGGATGGCGAGAAGTACCCGCTCGTGCTCAACATTCACGGCGGCCCCAGCGCCATGTGGGGCCCCGGCGAGATGACCATGTGGCACGAGTTCCAGTTGATGTGCTCGTGGGGCTACGGGGTGGTCTTCTGCAACCCGCGAGGCAGCGGGGGATACGGGTACGCCTTCCAGAAGGCCAATCACCAGAACTGGGGGACCGGCCCCGGCGGCGACGTGCTGGCCGCCGTCGATCGCGCGCTGAATCTGCCGTGGGTGGACGCGGATCGACTCGTCGTCACCGGCGGCAGTTACGCGGGATATCTCACCGCGTGGCTGATCGCGCACGATCAACGGTTCAAGGCGGCGGTGGCGCAGCGCGGCGTGTATGACCTGACCACCTTCTTCGGCGAGGGCAACGCCTGGCGGCTGGTGCCGTGGGCGATGGGGGGATACCCGTGGGAGTCCACCATCCGACCCATCCTGTCGCGCGAAAGCCCCTTCACCCACGTGCTGCGCATCCGTACACCGCTGCTCATCACGCACGCCAGCAACGACCTGCGAACCGGTGTGTCGCAGAGTGAGATGCTCTATCGCGCCCTGAAGGTGCTGGAACGGCCCGTGGAGTACGTCCGCTACCCCAACGCCGGGCATGACCTGTCACGCACCGGCGACCCGCTGCAGAGAATGGATCGGCTCAACCGCATCATCGAGTTCTTCGAGCGGCACGTTCAGAATCCCCGAGCAGCGCCGGTGGTTCCGTCCGGAAGGTGA
- a CDS encoding protein kinase yields the protein MAPLLASPKTTRVTSFNLPPGRQIGGKYLVEQKLGSGQEGEVYKVVERRTGITRAAKLFFPHRNEADRAVTVYAQRMERVRKSPIVIQYHHSEVIRCRGVNVTALISDFVEGELLVDYVRRQPRRRLHPYEALHLIYAVARGLEEIHAAREYHGDIHDGNVLVKRQGIFWDVKLVDFYNWGRTTAAHYRDDVIFLVRMLYDILGGRETYAGQPAIVKHICRGLRSDLIGAEFPTARHLREFLDSYLWTE from the coding sequence ATGGCTCCCCTTCTCGCCAGTCCGAAAACGACGCGCGTCACGTCGTTCAATCTGCCGCCCGGCCGACAGATCGGCGGCAAATATCTCGTCGAGCAGAAACTCGGCTCAGGCCAGGAAGGCGAGGTCTACAAGGTGGTCGAGCGGCGCACCGGCATCACCCGCGCCGCCAAACTGTTCTTCCCGCATCGCAACGAGGCCGACCGCGCCGTCACCGTCTACGCGCAACGCATGGAGCGCGTGCGCAAGAGCCCCATCGTCATCCAGTATCACCACTCCGAGGTGATTCGATGCCGCGGCGTCAACGTCACCGCACTCATCAGCGACTTCGTCGAAGGTGAACTGCTCGTGGACTACGTGCGCCGCCAGCCGCGCCGCCGGCTGCATCCGTACGAGGCGCTGCATCTGATCTACGCCGTCGCGCGCGGACTGGAGGAGATCCACGCGGCGCGCGAGTATCACGGCGACATCCACGACGGCAACGTACTGGTCAAGCGACAGGGCATCTTCTGGGATGTGAAGCTCGTGGACTTCTACAACTGGGGGCGCACCACCGCGGCCCACTACCGCGACGACGTCATCTTTCTGGTGCGCATGCTCTACGACATCCTGGGCGGCCGCGAGACCTACGCCGGACAACCGGCCATCGTGAAGCACATCTGCCGCGGCCTGCGCAGTGATCTCATCGGCGCCGAGTTTCCCACCGCGCGTCATCTGCGCGAGTTTCTCGATTCGTACCTCTGGACGGAGTGA
- a CDS encoding DUF2961 domain-containing protein, which yields MFDLSTIATIRSGVETRSISAENPTGEPGNGARARVGDDPHTTQAAREFPGRGLGWKVRPCLRLRPGDSATLCDIEGPGVVRHIWITLDSMRSRLFTLRVYYDGVDSPSIELPVCDFFANGVNGRARIASLPIAVNPTGGMNSYWPMPFHRRLRITVSNDWPTPHPTPHPTLVGAAVSPDNRATWPVEEFFYQITWTREPVADNAGYLHAQWRRTVTERERPEFTILDAARGPGQFVGTYLIWQQLSNGWWGEGEVKFFVDGDGGQATHPTICGTGTEDYFGGAWGFAEPDERGVQRPIPYTTAFLGYPQAIIDRQTIPIHGLYRWHVPDPIHFRSSLRVTCQALGWWPTRTYQPLADDIIAVGLFYAREAQPVPASLPGVYERLLR from the coding sequence ATGTTCGACCTGTCCACGATCGCCACGATCCGATCCGGGGTTGAGACGCGTTCGATCTCCGCCGAGAACCCCACCGGCGAGCCGGGCAACGGCGCGCGGGCCCGCGTGGGCGATGACCCGCACACCACGCAGGCGGCGAGGGAGTTTCCCGGTCGAGGACTGGGCTGGAAGGTTCGTCCCTGCCTGCGCCTGCGCCCGGGTGATTCCGCCACGCTGTGCGACATTGAAGGCCCGGGTGTGGTGCGGCACATCTGGATCACGCTCGACTCCATGCGATCGCGGCTCTTCACCCTGCGCGTGTACTACGACGGGGTGGACTCGCCGTCGATCGAGTTGCCCGTGTGCGATTTCTTCGCCAACGGCGTCAACGGGCGGGCGCGGATCGCCTCGCTGCCCATCGCCGTCAACCCGACGGGGGGCATGAACTCGTACTGGCCCATGCCGTTTCACCGGCGGCTGCGGATCACCGTCAGCAACGACTGGCCCACGCCCCACCCGACGCCTCACCCCACGCTGGTCGGCGCGGCCGTGTCACCGGACAACCGCGCTACTTGGCCGGTGGAGGAGTTCTTCTACCAGATCACCTGGACCCGCGAGCCGGTGGCGGACAACGCCGGATACCTGCACGCGCAGTGGCGGCGCACGGTGACGGAACGCGAGAGGCCCGAGTTCACCATCCTCGATGCCGCCCGCGGGCCGGGGCAATTCGTGGGCACGTACCTCATCTGGCAGCAGCTCTCCAATGGCTGGTGGGGCGAGGGAGAGGTCAAGTTCTTTGTGGATGGCGACGGCGGACAGGCCACCCACCCCACCATCTGCGGCACGGGCACGGAGGATTACTTCGGCGGGGCGTGGGGATTCGCCGAGCCGGACGAGCGAGGCGTCCAGCGGCCGATCCCGTACACCACCGCGTTCCTCGGGTATCCGCAGGCGATCATCGACCGACAGACCATCCCCATCCACGGGCTGTACCGCTGGCATGTGCCGGACCCGATCCACTTCCGGTCATCGCTGCGCGTCACATGCCAGGCGCTGGGCTGGTGGCCCACGCGAACGTACCAGCCGCTGGCGGATGACATCATCGCCGTGGGTCTGTTCTACGCCCGCGAGGCGCAGCCCGTGCCGGCATCGCTGCCGGGTGTGTACGAGCGACTGCTTCGTTGA
- a CDS encoding GTPase/DUF3482 domain-containing protein — MSGRLLRIAVIGHANTGKTSLLRTLLRDVGFGEVSDEPGTTREVAAGVLTVAGRPAVELFDTPGLEDSSTLLEVLEQGRTSLRVDGPAMIEAFLSSPRASDGLAQEAKAIRQVLACDVALYVIDARDPVLGRHRDELRILTFCARPVVPVLNFIASPDARTATWRSELARVNMHAAAEFDTVVLEADGEVRLFEKIRSLADAHRATLDALIDERRQERRRLIHASARLIADMLVDAAAFAIETPLHDAGSTEQATDDMRNAIRRREQQCVDDLLRLHRFRPDDAVASPLPVDGGTWGQDLFSIEALEEYGVRGGKGAAAGAMVGLALDVMFGGMSLGAAAALGASIGAAINAGRLPGRQLMRRLRGRAELRANEQTLMLMASRETHLARALLHRGHAAISPARTTDGLSPSEDASPILRPFRRAARHHAWSRLNAGNPALTALSDRGRIDTVEEVASLLIRWIDASIERC, encoded by the coding sequence GTGAGCGGGCGGCTTCTGCGCATTGCGGTGATCGGTCATGCCAACACCGGCAAGACGTCGCTGCTTCGCACGCTGCTGCGCGATGTCGGCTTCGGGGAAGTATCCGATGAGCCGGGGACGACGCGCGAGGTGGCGGCGGGCGTGCTCACCGTCGCCGGGCGTCCCGCCGTCGAACTGTTCGACACCCCGGGGCTGGAGGATTCCAGCACGTTGCTGGAAGTGCTGGAGCAGGGGCGGACCTCGCTCCGGGTCGACGGGCCGGCGATGATCGAAGCGTTTCTGTCGTCGCCGCGGGCCTCTGATGGTCTGGCTCAGGAGGCCAAGGCCATCCGTCAGGTGCTGGCGTGCGACGTGGCGCTGTACGTGATCGACGCGCGCGACCCGGTGCTGGGGCGGCATCGCGACGAGCTGCGCATCCTCACGTTCTGCGCCCGCCCGGTGGTGCCGGTGCTGAACTTCATCGCCTCGCCGGATGCCCGGACCGCGACGTGGCGATCGGAGCTGGCCCGCGTCAACATGCACGCCGCCGCCGAGTTCGACACCGTGGTGCTGGAAGCGGATGGAGAGGTCCGGCTTTTTGAGAAGATCCGCTCCCTCGCCGACGCCCATCGGGCCACGCTGGACGCGCTGATTGATGAGCGTCGCCAAGAGCGGCGGCGGCTGATCCACGCTTCCGCCCGGTTGATCGCGGACATGCTCGTGGACGCGGCGGCCTTCGCCATCGAGACGCCGCTCCATGATGCCGGCTCGACCGAGCAGGCCACCGATGACATGCGGAATGCGATCCGTCGGCGCGAGCAGCAGTGCGTCGATGATCTGCTGCGATTGCACCGATTCCGTCCCGATGACGCCGTCGCCTCGCCGTTGCCCGTGGACGGCGGAACGTGGGGGCAGGATCTCTTCTCGATCGAGGCCCTGGAGGAGTATGGCGTCCGCGGGGGGAAGGGCGCCGCCGCCGGAGCCATGGTCGGACTGGCTCTGGACGTGATGTTCGGCGGGATGAGTCTGGGCGCCGCCGCCGCGCTCGGTGCGAGCATCGGCGCGGCCATCAACGCCGGCCGCCTGCCTGGCCGACAACTGATGCGGCGTCTGCGCGGGCGGGCGGAGCTGCGCGCCAACGAGCAGACCCTGATGCTCATGGCCTCGCGTGAGACACACCTGGCCCGCGCCCTGCTGCATCGCGGTCACGCGGCCATCTCTCCCGCCCGGACCACCGACGGGCTCTCGCCCTCAGAGGACGCATCCCCCATCCTGCGTCCCTTCCGTCGGGCCGCTCGACACCATGCCTGGTCGCGCCTGAATGCCGGGAACCCCGCCTTGACCGCCCTGAGTGATCGCGGCCGCATCGACACGGTGGAAGAGGTCGCTTCGCTGCTCATTCGATGGATCGACGCTTCCATCGAACGTTGTTGA
- a CDS encoding glycosyltransferase family 39 protein, which produces MNGIVAASDADRGATGVRWWAIMLGAALAVVLVARVLGPSDVHHQTQPKTISYTTDMLVHGRWVLPLERGMLPATKPPLYNWVAAPFVRVMGFDSTLAHKMPSVLSLIACAAVVVCLGERVLGRGVGFLAATMLVATYAMYKLGYLARPDMLLTLWLTIAWLAATRVLVGCHQPSAVSREREGVRRQAPSVWDDALGAGSEAPGTRNPKLGTLAVLFWLAVALAWLTKGPPALAAMLFPFLIARPLAGRLGAVHCLRWWWGVPLSLLPFAAWVVAVYVTHPDHLVRTLWEDELYGRVMGTQGEAPEAGPLAWITTSLHMPAYFLLRAAPWSVLTILAVVLLWRRAKGGGGDGGHGNDRGRSAIRAWRAHGEHGAWLHAAATWVVLIVVLFSLSAGKRADYIAAAYPPAMLLAAWGWMQVTGPSDRIRRVIPSITAAGAMALLVLGGGLEWGAPVKGAGRAYESFIRDAKETLDAQPLPLVFTSTGGSHVQAFLGSSAPETAESLHAAFHRHERFWLIAGDRPRTAQREGFDVPSYASRRGARATLVRRSTELPRTPDWPGGFTLWRVDRNPGN; this is translated from the coding sequence GTGAACGGCATCGTCGCGGCGAGCGATGCAGACCGCGGCGCAACCGGCGTGCGCTGGTGGGCGATCATGCTCGGCGCGGCGCTCGCGGTCGTGCTCGTCGCCCGAGTGCTCGGACCCAGCGACGTTCACCACCAGACGCAGCCCAAGACCATCTCGTACACCACCGACATGCTGGTGCATGGACGCTGGGTGCTGCCGCTGGAGCGCGGCATGCTGCCAGCCACCAAGCCGCCACTCTACAACTGGGTCGCGGCGCCGTTCGTGCGCGTGATGGGCTTCGACTCCACGCTCGCGCACAAAATGCCCAGCGTGCTGTCGCTCATCGCCTGCGCCGCGGTGGTCGTCTGTCTGGGCGAGCGCGTGCTGGGGCGCGGCGTCGGCTTCCTCGCCGCCACCATGCTGGTCGCCACCTACGCGATGTACAAACTGGGTTATCTCGCCCGACCCGACATGCTGCTGACGCTGTGGCTGACGATCGCGTGGCTGGCGGCGACTCGAGTCCTGGTGGGATGCCATCAGCCATCGGCGGTCAGCCGTGAGAGAGAAGGCGTCAGGCGTCAGGCGCCGAGCGTCTGGGATGATGCATTGGGAGCCGGGAGTGAAGCGCCGGGAACTCGGAACCCGAAACTCGGAACTCTTGCAGTTCTCTTCTGGCTCGCGGTGGCCCTCGCGTGGCTGACCAAGGGGCCGCCCGCGCTGGCGGCCATGCTCTTTCCATTTCTCATCGCGCGCCCTCTCGCTGGTCGGCTCGGCGCGGTCCATTGCCTGCGCTGGTGGTGGGGCGTGCCGCTGTCGCTCCTGCCCTTTGCCGCCTGGGTGGTCGCGGTGTACGTCACTCATCCCGATCACCTGGTGCGCACGCTGTGGGAGGATGAACTCTACGGGCGCGTCATGGGCACGCAGGGGGAGGCGCCGGAGGCGGGCCCGCTGGCGTGGATCACCACCTCGCTCCACATGCCTGCGTACTTTCTGCTGCGAGCCGCACCGTGGTCCGTTCTGACGATTCTCGCGGTCGTTCTCCTGTGGCGGCGCGCCAAGGGGGGCGGCGGAGACGGCGGCCATGGGAATGATCGCGGACGATCCGCCATCCGCGCTTGGCGCGCGCATGGAGAACACGGCGCCTGGCTTCACGCCGCGGCGACCTGGGTGGTCCTGATCGTCGTCCTCTTTTCGCTCTCCGCCGGCAAGCGGGCGGACTACATCGCCGCCGCGTATCCACCCGCCATGCTGCTGGCGGCGTGGGGATGGATGCAGGTCACGGGACCGAGCGATCGAATCCGTCGCGTCATTCCCTCGATCACCGCGGCGGGGGCGATGGCGCTGCTGGTCCTCGGCGGCGGCCTGGAATGGGGCGCGCCCGTCAAGGGCGCAGGCCGCGCGTATGAGTCGTTCATCCGCGACGCGAAGGAAACCCTTGACGCCCAGCCGCTGCCGCTCGTCTTCACCAGCACAGGCGGCAGCCATGTGCAGGCGTTTCTCGGTTCGTCCGCGCCCGAGACCGCGGAGTCGCTGCATGCCGCGTTTCACCGGCACGAGAGGTTCTGGCTGATCGCCGGCGATCGACCGCGCACCGCTCAGCGCGAGGGATTCGACGTGCCCTCGTACGCCTCCCGCCGCGGCGCCAGGGCCACGCTCGTGCGGCGCTCGACCGAACTGCCCCGCACCCCCGACTGGCCCGGCGGCTTCACACTCTGGCGGGTGGATCGAAACCCGGGGAATTGA
- the aroB gene encoding 3-dehydroquinate synthase: MTTRTVHSASGAYDVVVEWGGLASLGPRVRQVASNPRALIVADANVAATHGVKAMQSLRKAGCHVAMIDVAATERSKSLRTVRAIYDALLTHRMERGSPVIALGGGIVGDAAGFAAATYLRGVPLIHAPTSLLAMVDASIGGKTGVNINLPPPGGLGKNLVGAFWPPRLVLCDPAVLRTLPPRELRCGLAECIKHALIADAHHLDQIERDLAPLLRLKREPLERLITASVDIKAAIVERDERESGERAFLNLGHTFAHAIESLPRCPFKHGEAVAIGLMGACAVSAATDRLAPDVHARVGTLLDRAGLPRTLHRGAKVEPLLHAMRFDKKVSGGRVRLILLQAIGRPAIADDVPVKVVADAWRGLGAA; encoded by the coding sequence ATGACCACCCGCACCGTCCACTCCGCCTCGGGCGCGTACGACGTGGTCGTCGAATGGGGAGGACTCGCCTCGCTCGGCCCGCGCGTCCGCCAGGTCGCGTCCAACCCGCGCGCCCTGATCGTCGCCGACGCCAACGTTGCGGCTACACACGGCGTCAAGGCCATGCAGTCGCTCAGAAAGGCCGGCTGCCACGTCGCCATGATCGACGTGGCCGCGACCGAGCGCTCCAAGTCGCTTCGCACGGTGCGGGCGATCTACGACGCGCTGCTCACCCATCGCATGGAGCGCGGCAGCCCGGTCATCGCCCTGGGCGGCGGCATCGTGGGCGACGCGGCAGGATTCGCCGCGGCCACGTACCTGCGCGGCGTACCGCTCATCCACGCGCCCACCTCGCTGCTGGCCATGGTGGACGCCTCCATCGGGGGCAAGACGGGCGTCAACATCAATCTCCCGCCGCCGGGCGGGCTTGGGAAGAACCTGGTGGGCGCTTTCTGGCCGCCCCGCCTTGTGCTGTGCGATCCCGCCGTATTGAGGACGCTGCCGCCGCGCGAGCTCCGCTGCGGGCTGGCCGAATGCATCAAGCACGCACTCATCGCCGACGCCCATCACCTCGATCAGATCGAGCGCGATCTCGCGCCGCTCCTGCGGCTGAAGCGCGAGCCGCTGGAGCGGCTCATCACCGCCAGCGTGGACATCAAGGCGGCGATCGTCGAGCGCGACGAGCGTGAGAGCGGCGAACGCGCGTTTCTCAACCTCGGGCACACCTTCGCTCACGCCATCGAGTCGCTGCCGCGCTGCCCCTTCAAGCATGGCGAGGCGGTGGCCATCGGTCTGATGGGCGCCTGCGCCGTGTCGGCGGCGACCGATCGGCTGGCGCCCGACGTGCACGCCCGCGTGGGAACCCTGCTCGACCGCGCGGGGCTGCCGCGCACGCTCCACCGCGGCGCGAAGGTCGAACCGCTGCTCCACGCCATGCGCTTCGACAAGAAGGTGTCAGGCGGACGTGTTCGGCTGATTCTGCTTCAAGCCATTGGACGACCCGCAATCGCCGACGACGTGCCGGTGAAGGTCGTGGCGGACGCCTGGCGCGGGCTGGGGGCGGCGTGA